The nucleotide sequence CCTCCCGGCGCTCCCTACGCCCTCCCCGTGCCCAACACCCAGCGCCCGAATCGGACTCCAGTGTATCGTCACTGGAAGCTGACCGATGGCCCCCTGATTTCGAGGTTTTCCGACAAGATCCGGACGATGCATGAGGTGTTTGAGGAATCGGCCAAGAAGCACGCGAACAAGAAATTCCTCGgctggcgggcctggaacCCCGAGAAGAGGGCTCACGAGCCCAAGTACACATACATGACCTACGCCGAAGGTGCCGAGCGACGGAAGAACATCGGCGCCGGAGTAGTAGAGCTGCACAAGCGGATTGGCGTCACGGCTGACAAGTATGGTGTTGGACTCTGGGCCCCCAACTGCCCCCAGTGGCAGCTGTTTGACCTTGGCTGTATCTCCCAGTCTCTTTGGTCGGTCTCCTTGTACGAGACTCTGGGACCTGAGACCTCGGAATACATCATCAACCACAGCGAGCTTGTCTGCGTTGCCAGCTCGCTGCCTCACATCCCGCAGTTGATCAAGCTTGCGGCGAGAACCCCAGGCCTCAAGATGATCATCTCTCTGGACCCCCTCGATAATGGTGAGCCTGCCAGCAACACCAAGCTTGCTCTGCTCAACCAAATGGCCGCCGATGCAGGCATCCAAATCTTCTCTCTGGAACAGGTTGAGGCCATTGGTGCGCAGTCCGGGAGGCCTATGCGCCCTCCCCACGAGGACGACATCATCACCATCAACTACACCTCCGGTACCACCGGAAACCCCAAGGGAGTCGTGCTAAAGCACAGCCACGGTGTCGCCGCCATCTATGCTGCTATATCCATGGGTCAGTTCCGAAACGGTGACCACCACATTTCCTACTTGCCTCTGGCCCACATATACGGCCGCATGCAGGACCAGCTTAGTTTCGCCATTGGCGGTACGACAAGCTTCTTCCGTGGCGATGTCCTGGGTCTCGTCGAGGATCTCAAGCTCGTGAGACCCAACTACTTCTGCTCGGTTCCCAGGCTGTACAACCGCTTTGCCCAGTCTATTCGTATTGCCACAACCGAGTCCCAGGGCTTCAAGGGATCCATGGCGCGCCACATTGTTGACGCCAAGAAGGCGAGCATGAAGCTGCCGCcaggccaggcaaccaacaAGCAGTGGTTTTACGACAGGATCTGGTCACCCAAGGTGCGCCAGGCCGTCGGTTTGGACCGCGCGCGCTTCATGATCAGTGGCAGCGCTCAGCTCGACCCGGATGTCCAGGAGTTCCTCCGCGCCGCCTTCGCCAACGACTTCTTCCAGGGCTTTGGCATGACTGAGACCTACGGAAACGGCACTGTCCAGCAGCCTGGTGATCTGACCCTCGGCATACTCGGCGGACCGTGTGTTGCCATGGAGTACTGCGTGGAGTCCGTCCCGGACCTCGAGTACACTATTGACGACAAGCAGGGCCCGCGCGGCGAGCTGTTGGTTCGCGGACCGACCGTCTTTAGCGAGTACTACAAGAACCCCGAGGAGACGGCTAAGACGGTTGAGGCTGATGGCTGGTTCCACACGGGCGACATCGTCCAAGTCGACAAGCTCGGGCGCATCCAGATTATCGACCGCAAGAAGAACGTTCTCAAGCTGGCCCAGGGTGAATATATCTCGCCTGAGCGCCTCGAGAATGTGTACATGGGTAGCTCGAACCTGATTGCGACTGCCTTTGTCCATGGCGATGGTAAGGAGTCGACCCTCGTGGCCGTCTTTGGCGTTGACCCTGAGCACTTTGCTCCGTTCGCGTCCAAGATTATGGGCAAGACCATCGCGCCTACAGACGCGGAGGGCATCAAGCAGGCGTGCGGCGACGCAAAAGTCATGAAGcagtttatgaagcacattGACGAGATTGGGCGGTCCCACAAGTTCAACAGCTACGAGAAGGTCAAGGCTGCTCACCTAGCCCTGGATCCCTTTAGCGTCGAAAACGGCATATTTACACCTACGTAAGTTTACTTTGACTCGATTGATTTGCTAGTATTTTATGCTTCCTGATCCTAACTCCAATTTTCTCGAACCCTCCAGGCTTAAGCTCAAGCGTCCGCAAGCAGCCCGGGCTTTCAGGAGCGAAATCGATCGCATGTACGCCGAGATCAACTCTCAACCGGtggccaaggccaagctATAGAG is from Pyricularia oryzae 70-15 chromosome 2, whole genome shotgun sequence and encodes:
- a CDS encoding AMP-binding enzyme — its product is MAPPKYIDDESFVKWTSEQPPPGAPYALPVPNTQRPNRTPVYRHWKLTDGPLISRFSDKIRTMHEVFEESAKKHANKKFLGWRAWNPEKRAHEPKYTYMTYAEGAERRKNIGAGVVELHKRIGVTADKYGVGLWAPNCPQWQLFDLGCISQSLWSVSLYETLGPETSEYIINHSELVCVASSLPHIPQLIKLAARTPGLKMIISLDPLDNGEPASNTKLALLNQMAADAGIQIFSLEQVEAIGAQSGRPMRPPHEDDIITINYTSGTTGNPKGVVLKHSHGVAAIYAAISMGQFRNGDHHISYLPLAHIYGRMQDQLSFAIGGTTSFFRGDVLGLVEDLKLVRPNYFCSVPRLYNRFAQSIRIATTESQGFKGSMARHIVDAKKASMKLPPGQATNKQWFYDRIWSPKVRQAVGLDRARFMISGSAQLDPDVQEFLRAAFANDFFQGFGMTETYGNGTVQQPGDLTLGILGGPCVAMEYCVESVPDLEYTIDDKQGPRGELLVRGPTVFSEYYKNPEETAKTVEADGWFHTGDIVQVDKLGRIQIIDRKKNVLKLAQGEYISPERLENVYMGSSNLIATAFVHGDGKESTLVAVFGVDPEHFAPFASKIMGKTIAPTDAEGIKQACGDAKVMKQFMKHIDEIGRSHKFNSYEKVKAAHLALDPFSVENGIFTPTLKLKRPQAARAFRSEIDRMYAEINSQPVAKAKL